From a single Paraburkholderia youngii genomic region:
- a CDS encoding ABC transporter substrate-binding protein yields the protein MYDDEIKTGGFSRRDMMRLLAAGGMLATGAGGLLAGARPALAATAPKKGGKIRVAYDSSSTADTLDPAKGSAGADYIRFFMFYSGLTQLDSSLTPRMNLAEAVDTSDAKVWVIKLRKGATFHDGKPLAPADVVYSLMRHKNPATASKVKTLADQFVEAKQTGPNEVTLTLASPNADLPVILATPQFVIIKDGTTDFTTAVGTGPYKVKTFKPGVSTVGVRNDNFWKTGGGPYLDQIELIGIGDDAARINALLSGDVQLISAVDPRSTQRIAATPGYEVRETKSGLYTDLIMRHDNPLTGNPDFVQGMKYLFDRDQVRTAVFRGYAVVGNDQPIPPSHRYFNASLPQRPHDPDKAKFYFQKAGAIGTALPPIYATTDANGSIEMGVLLQQSAAKIGVNLNINRVPADGYWSNHWMKHPLGFGSVNPRSSADVLFTQFFKSDAPWNESGWNNPKFDQLLVAARSETDDAKRKQMYGDMQVLVAEQGSIGIPAFLSLLDANDKRLQGLQPIPTGAMMGFNFAEYVWWNA from the coding sequence ATGTACGACGACGAAATCAAAACGGGCGGTTTCAGCCGCCGCGACATGATGCGTTTGCTGGCTGCCGGCGGCATGCTCGCCACCGGCGCGGGAGGCTTGCTGGCGGGCGCTCGCCCCGCGCTTGCGGCGACCGCGCCGAAGAAAGGCGGCAAGATCCGGGTCGCCTACGACTCATCGTCGACCGCGGATACGCTCGACCCGGCCAAGGGATCGGCAGGCGCCGACTACATCCGCTTCTTCATGTTTTACAGCGGCCTGACGCAACTCGACAGTTCGCTGACGCCGCGGATGAATCTCGCCGAAGCGGTGGACACGAGCGATGCGAAGGTGTGGGTGATCAAGCTGCGCAAGGGTGCGACCTTCCACGATGGCAAGCCGCTTGCGCCCGCCGATGTCGTCTACTCGCTGATGCGTCATAAGAATCCGGCCACTGCTTCGAAGGTGAAGACGCTGGCCGATCAGTTCGTGGAAGCGAAGCAGACCGGCCCCAACGAAGTCACACTGACGCTCGCGTCGCCCAACGCGGACTTGCCGGTGATTCTCGCCACGCCGCAATTCGTCATCATCAAGGACGGCACGACGGACTTCACGACGGCCGTCGGTACCGGCCCGTACAAGGTGAAGACGTTCAAGCCCGGCGTCTCGACAGTCGGCGTGCGCAATGACAACTTCTGGAAGACGGGCGGCGGCCCCTACCTCGACCAGATCGAGCTGATCGGTATCGGCGACGACGCGGCGCGCATCAATGCGCTGCTGTCCGGCGATGTCCAACTGATCAGCGCCGTCGATCCGCGCTCGACGCAGCGCATTGCCGCGACGCCGGGCTATGAGGTGCGCGAGACCAAGTCGGGTCTCTATACCGATCTGATCATGCGACACGACAATCCGCTGACCGGCAACCCCGATTTCGTACAGGGCATGAAGTATCTGTTCGATCGTGACCAGGTCCGCACGGCGGTGTTTCGCGGCTATGCGGTGGTCGGCAACGATCAGCCGATTCCGCCCAGCCACCGTTACTTCAATGCGTCGCTGCCGCAGCGGCCGCACGATCCGGACAAGGCGAAGTTCTACTTCCAGAAAGCCGGAGCGATCGGGACGGCGTTGCCGCCGATCTATGCGACGACCGACGCGAACGGCTCGATCGAAATGGGCGTGCTGCTGCAGCAGTCCGCCGCGAAGATCGGCGTGAACCTGAACATCAACCGCGTGCCGGCCGACGGTTACTGGTCGAACCACTGGATGAAGCATCCGCTCGGGTTTGGCAGCGTCAATCCCCGCTCGAGCGCCGACGTGCTGTTCACGCAGTTCTTCAAGTCGGACGCGCCGTGGAACGAGTCGGGCTGGAACAACCCGAAGTTCGACCAGCTGCTGGTCGCCGCGCGCTCGGAAACCGACGATGCGAAGCGCAAGCAGATGTACGGCGACATGCAGGTGCTGGTAGCGGAGCAGGGCAGCATCGGCATTCCGGCCTTCCTGAGCCTGCTCGATGCGAAC